One Trichormus variabilis 0441 genomic window, CACAGACAGTCCTAAACTGTAGGTGGGAGTTGAAAGGCAGTTGGGAGAAATCTTGTGAAAAAAGTCTTAGCAATTATTCTTGGTGGTGGTGCGGGTACTCGCCTTTACCCACTAACCAAACTCCGCGCTAAACCGGCAGTACCAGTGGCAGGGAAATACCGCCTAATAGATATCCCTGTCAGTAACTGCATTAATTCGGAAATTTTTAAAATCTACGTATTAACACAATTTAACTCAGCTTCTCTCAATCGCCACATTGCCCGTACCTACAACTTTAGTGGTTTTAGCGAGGGTTTTGTGGAAGTGCTGGCCGCCCAGCAGACACCAGAGAACCCTAACTGGTTCCAAGGTACAGCCGATGCTGTACGTCAGTATCTCTGGATGTTACAAGAGTGGGACGTAGATGAATTTTTGATCCTGTCAGGAGATCACCTGTACCGGATGGATTATCGCCTATTTATCCAGCGCCATCGAGAAACCAATGCGGATATCACACTTTCCGTAATTCCCATTGACGATCGCCGCGCCTCGGATTTTGGTTTAATGAAGATCGATAACTCTGGACGAGTCATCGATTTTAGCGAAAAACCCAAAGGCGAAGCCTTAACCAAAATGCGTGTTGATACCACCGTTTTAGGCTTGACACCAGAACAGGCAGCATCACAGCCTTACATCGCCTCGATGGGGATTTACGTATTTAAAAAAGATGTTTTGATCAAACTGTTGAAGGAATCTTTAGAACGTACTGATTTCGGCAAAGAAATTATTCCTGATGCCTCCAAAGATCACAACGTTCAAGCTTACTTATTCGATGACTACTGGGAAGATATTGGGACAATCGAAGCTTTTTATAATGCTAATTTAGCATTGACTCAGCAGCCCATGCCGCCCTTTAGCTTCTACGACG contains:
- a CDS encoding glucose-1-phosphate adenylyltransferase, translating into MKKVLAIILGGGAGTRLYPLTKLRAKPAVPVAGKYRLIDIPVSNCINSEIFKIYVLTQFNSASLNRHIARTYNFSGFSEGFVEVLAAQQTPENPNWFQGTADAVRQYLWMLQEWDVDEFLILSGDHLYRMDYRLFIQRHRETNADITLSVIPIDDRRASDFGLMKIDNSGRVIDFSEKPKGEALTKMRVDTTVLGLTPEQAASQPYIASMGIYVFKKDVLIKLLKESLERTDFGKEIIPDASKDHNVQAYLFDDYWEDIGTIEAFYNANLALTQQPMPPFSFYDEEAPIYTRARYLPPTKLLDCHVTESIIGEGCILKNCRIQHSVLGVRSRIETGCVIEESLLMGADFYQASVERQCSIDKGDIPVGIGPDTIIRRAIIDKNARIGHDVKIINKDNVQEADRESQGFYIRSGIVVVLKNAVITDGTII